The Ruminococcus bovis genome includes a region encoding these proteins:
- a CDS encoding DUF6625 family protein: MNKVALICCYYGKWPNYFDLWLKGAEYNSDYDFYFVTDLKIPNKPKNVHIINYTFSELREKIQSFFDFKIKLLRPYKLCDFRFVQANLFSELLTNYEFWGFFDIDTVLGKFNHFISPYILNSYDKIYEQGHLQIIRNNEKMNNLFKSDRIGKFDTYREAFTTRRVCHFDEAGIVACDKELGFRFYKHPQDMADIDSSSFRFKCFAVKNYNYPPSVIVWKDGILYIAFVVDNKVKYQEIDYAHFQKRRMENCVINIENGFIAIPNKFIDYQEITADFIIENSPINYNYKEYKKASRKMQFRKLFDGTVPHRIKLLFK; encoded by the coding sequence ATGAATAAAGTTGCTTTAATCTGTTGCTATTACGGAAAATGGCCAAACTACTTTGATTTATGGTTAAAAGGTGCAGAATACAATTCTGATTATGATTTTTATTTTGTAACAGATTTAAAAATTCCTAATAAGCCAAAAAATGTTCATATTATTAATTATACATTTTCTGAATTGCGAGAAAAAATACAGTCATTTTTTGACTTTAAAATAAAGCTATTAAGACCATATAAATTATGTGATTTTAGATTTGTCCAAGCAAATTTATTCAGTGAACTCTTAACTAACTATGAGTTTTGGGGCTTTTTCGACATTGATACTGTTTTAGGAAAATTTAATCATTTTATTTCACCATATATTCTGAATAGTTATGATAAAATATATGAACAAGGTCACCTGCAGATAATTCGCAACAATGAAAAGATGAATAATTTGTTCAAAAGCGATAGAATCGGAAAATTCGACACTTATCGTGAGGCTTTTACTACAAGAAGAGTTTGTCATTTTGATGAAGCAGGTATTGTAGCTTGTGATAAAGAACTTGGTTTCAGGTTTTATAAACATCCACAAGATATGGCAGATATAGATTCATCATCTTTCAGATTTAAATGTTTTGCCGTTAAAAACTATAATTATCCACCATCAGTAATTGTATGGAAAGACGGTATTTTGTACATAGCATTTGTTGTTGATAACAAAGTTAAGTATCAAGAAATCGACTATGCTCATTTTCAAAAAAGACGAATGGAAAATTGTGTTATAAACATTGAAAATGGGTTTATAGCAATTCCAAATAAATTTATTGATTATCAGGAAATCACTGCTGATTTTATAATAGAAAACAGTCCTATTAATTATAATTATAAAGAGTACAAAAAGGCCAGTCGTAAGATGCAATTCAGAAAGTTGTTTGATGGTACTGTGCCACATAGAATTAAACTGTTATTTAAATAA
- a CDS encoding glycosyltransferase family 1 protein, with the protein MGRGGLETMLMNYYRNIDRSKVQFDFLCHRDFEADYDDEILALGGRIYRLPNLNPFSKTYLNALDSFFSEHKEYKIVHSHIDCMSAIPLKYAKKYGVPVTIAHSHNSNQPKDKNYPLKLIYKRNIHKYADYLFACSKNSGIWMFGNKFTDDIYVMNNAIDTKQYVYNEQIAKSVREKYNLGNNFVVGHVGRFNAQKNHNYLIDIFNELLKIEPSAKLVLVGDGDLKKNIKKKIYDLNISDSVVFTGIVPNVNEIAQCFDVFCFPSLFEGLSVAMVEMQATGVKSVISNTISKECIITDNVEMLPIDANPKIWADKLITFKGTYSKKNMLDSVEKANFDIEKNAMWLQEFYLNEYNKH; encoded by the coding sequence ATGGGTCGTGGTGGACTTGAAACTATGTTAATGAACTACTATAGAAATATTGATAGAAGTAAAGTTCAGTTTGATTTTTTATGTCATAGAGATTTTGAAGCAGATTATGATGATGAAATATTAGCTTTAGGTGGAAGAATATACAGACTTCCTAATCTAAACCCTTTTAGCAAAACATATCTTAATGCGTTAGATTCTTTTTTTTCAGAACATAAAGAATATAAAATTGTACATTCTCATATTGATTGTATGTCTGCTATTCCCTTAAAATATGCTAAAAAATATGGTGTACCTGTAACGATTGCTCATTCTCATAATAGTAACCAACCAAAAGATAAAAATTATCCACTTAAGTTAATATATAAAAGAAATATTCATAAATACGCAGATTATCTATTTGCTTGTTCTAAAAATTCCGGAATATGGATGTTTGGTAATAAGTTCACTGATGATATATATGTTATGAATAATGCTATAGATACAAAACAATATGTTTATAATGAACAAATAGCTAAGTCTGTAAGAGAAAAGTATAATTTAGGTAATAATTTTGTTGTTGGGCATGTAGGTAGATTCAATGCACAGAAAAATCACAATTATCTAATTGATATTTTTAATGAGTTATTAAAAATAGAGCCTTCAGCTAAACTAGTATTAGTTGGTGACGGTGATTTAAAGAAAAACATAAAGAAAAAAATTTATGATTTGAATATATCAGATTCAGTTGTTTTTACAGGTATTGTTCCTAATGTTAATGAAATTGCACAGTGCTTCGATGTTTTCTGTTTTCCTTCTTTGTTTGAAGGTTTGTCTGTAGCAATGGTGGAAATGCAGGCTACCGGTGTGAAATCTGTTATTTCTAATACTATCTCTAAAGAGTGTATTATCACTGATAATGTAGAAATGTTACCTATTGATGCGAACCCTAAGATTTGGGCAGATAAACTTATTACATTTAAGGGTACTTATAGTAAGAAAAATATGTTGGACAGTGTGGAAAAAGCAAATTTTGATATTGAAAAAAATGCTATGTGGCTTCAGGAGTTTTATTTGAATGAGTACAATAAACATTGA
- a CDS encoding TetR/AcrR family transcriptional regulator translates to MIKQTFYNLPETKRERIYQAIKAEFDRVPLDKISINSIIKEANISRGSFYQYFDDKGDLYDIFADRIMDSIKECFTNTLVKYKGDLFATMEEVMSQHFTKVSQPKAKSQMQKFVPGVSVNAKSILDRICERSITYFNELIPNIDTRKFSFDNSPEDIRILFEMLMSISKNAIFDVLFMDIDTDEAIKILNKKLKIIKNGCLKKEYRED, encoded by the coding sequence ATGATTAAGCAGACATTTTACAATCTACCTGAAACAAAAAGGGAACGAATTTACCAAGCCATTAAAGCAGAATTTGACAGAGTACCACTTGATAAAATAAGCATCAACAGTATTATTAAAGAGGCAAATATTTCCAGGGGTAGTTTCTATCAATATTTTGATGATAAGGGCGACCTTTACGATATTTTTGCTGACAGAATAATGGACAGTATCAAGGAATGTTTTACAAATACTCTTGTTAAATACAAGGGCGACCTTTTCGCTACAATGGAAGAGGTTATGTCCCAGCATTTCACCAAAGTTAGCCAACCTAAAGCAAAAAGCCAAATGCAGAAGTTTGTACCCGGTGTATCTGTAAACGCAAAGTCTATTCTTGATAGAATTTGTGAAAGGTCTATCACCTACTTTAATGAACTTATACCTAATATAGACACAAGGAAATTTTCTTTTGATAATTCACCGGAAGATATTAGAATTCTATTTGAAATGCTAATGTCTATTTCTAAAAATGCAATTTTTGATGTTTTGTTTATGGATATAGATACCGACGAGGCTATTAAGATTTTAAACAAAAAGCTAAAAATCATCAAAAATGGTTGCCTAAAAAAAGAATATAGAGAAGATTAA
- a CDS encoding CtsR family transcriptional regulator, with protein MSSMKMSDLVAQTILEMLDDHNGNAEIQRNELATTLGCVPSQINYVITSRFTPEQGYMVESRRGGGGYIRITRVHADNETLVMHLVNSIGDKIDKVTAEVMIKNLYRQQLLDRKLANVMMVALSDRALATAPQNIRDSLRASIFKNMLIATIS; from the coding sequence ATGAGTAGTATGAAGATGAGTGACTTAGTAGCTCAAACGATTTTGGAAATGCTGGATGACCACAACGGTAACGCAGAAATCCAAAGAAACGAACTTGCTACCACACTTGGGTGTGTGCCAAGTCAGATAAATTATGTTATTACCAGCCGGTTTACACCGGAACAAGGATATATGGTTGAATCAAGGCGAGGAGGTGGCGGTTATATCCGAATTACAAGAGTTCACGCTGATAACGAAACACTTGTAATGCACCTTGTCAATTCTATCGGTGATAAAATTGATAAGGTAACTGCAGAGGTGATGATTAAAAATTTATACCGTCAGCAACTACTTGATAGAAAGTTAGCTAATGTAATGATGGTTGCATTGTCAGACAGAGCTTTGGCAACTGCTCCACAAAACATTAGAGATAGTTTAAGGGCATCAATATTTAAGAATATGTTGATTGCAACAATTAGCTAG
- a CDS encoding UvrB/UvrC motif-containing protein: protein MKCQKCGKNNANTHIKTIINGDYKEYDLCPECAKEMGYTTNSFFSDFGSEFNSLLGSFFGNTLPSISQSTHCKTCGSTYYDIADSGMVGCADCYDTFFDMLLPSIRRIHGNTTHCGKKSVAGIEYTETPDNAEEKLQPKDKLSDLKARLDEAVKIQNFEEAAKLRDEIKAMEDNNG from the coding sequence ATGAAATGTCAAAAATGTGGTAAGAATAATGCCAATACTCATATTAAAACAATAATTAACGGTGACTACAAAGAATATGATTTGTGTCCTGAATGTGCAAAGGAAATGGGCTATACAACAAACAGCTTTTTCTCTGACTTTGGTTCAGAATTTAACAGTTTGTTAGGTTCATTCTTCGGTAACACATTACCATCAATAAGTCAGTCAACACACTGCAAGACTTGTGGCAGTACCTATTATGATATTGCCGACAGTGGTATGGTAGGTTGTGCAGATTGTTATGATACTTTCTTTGATATGCTTTTACCATCAATCAGAAGAATTCATGGCAACACAACCCATTGTGGCAAGAAGTCAGTAGCCGGTATTGAATATACCGAAACTCCTGACAATGCAGAAGAAAAGTTACAACCAAAGGATAAGTTGTCCGACCTAAAGGCAAGACTTGATGAGGCAGTTAAAATTCAGAACTTTGAAGAGGCTGCTAAGTTAAGAGATGAAATCAAGGCAATGGAGGACAACAATGGATAA
- a CDS encoding sugar transferase — MKGRENSFYNKVVKRVIDIICSFMAIVFLSIIYLPICVVIKCTSKGPIFFKQKRVGKDKKYFNILKFRTMRVDTPKDCPTHLLKNPDQYITKVGKFLRKTSLDELPQIFNIFKGDMSVIGPRPALWNQDDLIAVRDEYNINSLKPGLTGWAQINGRDELPIPVKVQMDKVYYDKLSFWFDVKCLFMTVVSVFKHDGVVEGGTGQMTQNEIDEKVEETTAV, encoded by the coding sequence ATGAAGGGTAGAGAAAATTCATTTTACAATAAGGTTGTAAAGCGTGTAATTGATATAATTTGTTCTTTTATGGCTATTGTATTTTTATCAATTATATACTTGCCAATTTGTGTTGTAATTAAGTGTACAAGTAAAGGACCGATTTTCTTTAAGCAAAAGAGAGTTGGTAAGGATAAAAAGTATTTTAATATTTTAAAATTCCGTACAATGAGGGTTGATACTCCTAAGGATTGTCCAACACACTTATTGAAAAATCCGGATCAATACATAACTAAGGTTGGTAAGTTCTTAAGAAAAACCAGCCTTGATGAACTTCCTCAAATCTTTAATATTTTTAAAGGAGATATGTCTGTTATCGGTCCAAGACCTGCTCTATGGAACCAAGATGACCTTATTGCTGTAAGAGATGAATATAATATTAATTCCCTAAAACCGGGACTTACAGGTTGGGCACAGATTAACGGTAGAGATGAATTGCCTATTCCTGTTAAGGTGCAGATGGATAAGGTTTACTATGACAAATTAAGCTTTTGGTTTGATGTTAAGTGTCTGTTTATGACAGTCGTCAGCGTATTTAAGCATGACGGTGTTGTAGAAGGTGGCACAGGTCAAATGACTCAAAATGAGATTGATGAAAAGGTAGAGGAAACAACAGCTGTATGA
- a CDS encoding glycosyltransferase family 4 protein, translating into MKILILANHYLTLRVFRRELIQKLSESHEVVISLPEDSKEYMDELRSFGARLVYVKNMDRRAINPIEDLKLISEYKKLLKEEKPDKVITYTIKCNIYGAWACKSQKIPCYCNVTGLGSAFNNGGLLRFVTSKMYKYSMNKAEKVFFENKGNEQTVLDMKLFKPSQTYVLNGAGVNLEKFAFTPYPENNSKITFLFFARIMKEKGVDELFYALEKLKKEYNNLQFNFIGIYEDEYEEKVKELESKGFIKYFGFQKNVVPFIQESNCVVLPSYHEGMANTLLESASVGRPIITSDIHGCKEAVVDKKSGYLVKVQDKEDLYMKMKEFINLPYEQKVEMGILARKHMEDNFDKNDVVNETISVIGL; encoded by the coding sequence ATGAAAATTTTAATTCTTGCTAATCATTATTTAACATTGAGAGTTTTTCGTAGAGAACTAATACAGAAGTTGTCTGAGTCTCATGAGGTTGTTATTTCTTTACCGGAAGATAGTAAGGAATATATGGATGAATTGCGTTCTTTTGGTGCAAGACTTGTTTATGTAAAAAATATGGACAGAAGAGCAATCAATCCTATTGAAGACTTGAAACTTATTAGTGAATATAAAAAACTGCTAAAAGAAGAAAAACCCGATAAGGTTATTACATATACAATTAAGTGTAACATTTACGGTGCATGGGCTTGTAAATCTCAGAAAATTCCTTGTTATTGTAATGTAACCGGACTAGGTTCGGCATTTAATAACGGTGGATTACTAAGGTTTGTAACCTCAAAAATGTACAAGTATTCTATGAATAAAGCTGAGAAAGTGTTTTTTGAGAATAAAGGTAATGAACAAACTGTTCTTGATATGAAGTTGTTTAAACCTAGCCAAACCTATGTACTTAATGGTGCAGGTGTAAATCTTGAGAAATTTGCTTTTACACCTTATCCAGAGAATAATAGTAAAATAACTTTTTTATTCTTTGCCAGAATTATGAAAGAAAAAGGTGTAGATGAATTATTTTATGCCCTTGAGAAATTAAAAAAAGAATATAACAATCTTCAGTTTAATTTTATTGGAATTTATGAAGATGAATATGAAGAAAAGGTAAAAGAACTTGAGTCCAAGGGTTTTATAAAGTATTTTGGTTTTCAAAAGAATGTTGTGCCTTTTATCCAAGAGTCAAACTGTGTAGTGTTACCTAGTTATCACGAAGGTATGGCAAATACTTTGTTAGAAAGTGCATCAGTTGGTAGGCCTATTATCACAAGTGATATTCATGGTTGTAAAGAAGCAGTTGTGGATAAGAAAAGTGGTTATCTTGTAAAAGTACAGGATAAAGAAGATTTGTATATGAAAATGAAAGAATTCATAAATCTTCCTTATGAACAAAAAGTTGAAATGGGTATACTTGCCCGTAAGCATATGGAAGATAATTTTGATAAAAATGATGTTGTCAATGAGACAATAAGTGTTATTGGTTTGTAG
- a CDS encoding EpsG family protein — MSVFVLTTLLVYMIFALGKKKIVTSEGTIVSTELDIIRDTQTFFFVIGIVIFAYVTGQRFAYGDTYAYMESFSESTVTVSEVLSNFKLGEEQLFLLIKAFIKQYISTEPRVFIEIVSFVTIVPILYFYFNYSGDLKFAFLLFVLSGCWEHSMNGLRQYLACAIMLMALSLLYKRKWYLYIPIVILAAQIHTSAYIFIVVYFIANKPAWGKFTKIMLVIGLFLLVTYPVTGSFMNNLFVENTDYGEKYNTSEFNYSINIIRVVVMSVPIVVSFINRKNMIGKYKYYDVVFNMSLLCAMCTLIGIFSAVYARLNLYFELFNVILLAWNINDMVKRERYKWIKYACIVCFVAYFIYQMVFTYNLSWYGRYLFFCNNWGDASWI; from the coding sequence ATGAGTGTTTTTGTTTTAACTACTTTACTTGTATATATGATTTTTGCTTTAGGAAAAAAGAAAATAGTAACTTCTGAAGGTACTATTGTAAGTACTGAATTGGATATAATTAGAGATACACAAACATTTTTCTTTGTTATCGGCATAGTGATTTTTGCGTATGTTACGGGACAAAGATTTGCATATGGCGATACGTATGCTTATATGGAATCGTTTAGTGAATCAACTGTAACAGTGTCTGAAGTGTTATCAAATTTTAAGCTTGGTGAAGAACAATTATTTCTTTTAATAAAAGCTTTTATAAAACAGTACATATCAACTGAACCAAGAGTATTTATTGAAATTGTATCATTTGTAACTATAGTTCCTATACTATATTTTTATTTTAATTATAGTGGTGATTTAAAATTTGCATTTTTGTTATTTGTATTGTCCGGTTGTTGGGAACATTCCATGAATGGTTTAAGACAATACTTGGCTTGCGCAATAATGCTTATGGCTCTCTCTTTGTTATATAAAAGGAAATGGTATTTATATATTCCTATAGTTATTCTTGCAGCCCAGATTCACACTTCGGCATATATCTTTATAGTTGTGTATTTTATAGCGAATAAACCTGCCTGGGGAAAATTTACAAAAATTATGTTGGTTATAGGTTTATTTCTTCTTGTTACATATCCGGTAACCGGTTCATTTATGAATAATCTTTTTGTTGAAAATACTGACTATGGTGAAAAGTATAATACATCGGAGTTTAATTACAGTATTAATATTATTAGGGTAGTAGTTATGTCCGTACCTATTGTGGTCTCGTTTATAAATAGAAAAAATATGATAGGTAAATACAAATATTATGATGTTGTATTTAATATGTCTTTGTTATGTGCAATGTGTACTTTGATAGGTATATTTTCAGCGGTATATGCAAGATTAAATCTGTATTTTGAATTGTTTAACGTAATACTTTTGGCATGGAATATTAATGATATGGTAAAACGGGAAAGGTATAAGTGGATAAAGTACGCTTGCATTGTTTGTTTTGTTGCGTATTTTATTTATCAAATGGTATTTACATATAACTTGAGTTGGTATGGACGATATTTATTTTTCTGTAATAACTGGGGCGATGCTTCATGGATATAA
- a CDS encoding acyltransferase family protein: protein MGNNNLVVKNRIYNGVDLCKLISAVLVVLIHINETGTNLLLNTITSCISTIAVPFFFIVSGFFFANGLEKTNDKQKYFLSYEKKLIMLYLFWQIINLPLNILIYVEKYPDAGVIKYVFLLCRTIFLCGNGVTWYILAMAEAAVVLYLINKFRLNKILIALIIVGFLLLVGYDCFYELLEGTVYNYINKGFYVIFSWSNNFIMKAIPYMGIGYIIYNTQVENYNKKVFYKIGMAVSLIICAVVYYLKQVTNIYILEHSNIYLFFVPITTVFFFLVSINLKLKMSKQLSLKCRELSSTIYFLHTYIIYYFLDLTLGVNGNFAIKLLITLAICFVVYIIVSKINNRFLKFIFNIK from the coding sequence ATGGGAAATAATAATTTGGTTGTAAAAAATAGAATTTATAATGGAGTGGATTTGTGTAAACTTATTTCTGCAGTACTGGTTGTTTTGATACACATAAACGAAACCGGCACAAATTTACTTTTAAACACTATTACTAGTTGTATCTCAACTATTGCTGTTCCTTTTTTCTTTATAGTTTCCGGTTTCTTTTTTGCAAACGGTTTAGAAAAAACAAATGACAAACAAAAGTATTTTCTATCCTACGAAAAGAAATTGATAATGCTTTATCTTTTTTGGCAGATAATCAATTTACCTTTAAATATATTGATTTATGTGGAAAAATATCCCGATGCCGGAGTAATTAAATATGTATTTTTATTATGCAGAACAATTTTTCTGTGTGGTAATGGTGTAACATGGTATATTCTGGCAATGGCAGAAGCAGCAGTAGTATTATACTTAATCAATAAATTTAGATTAAATAAAATCTTGATAGCATTAATTATAGTAGGTTTTCTGTTACTTGTTGGTTATGATTGCTTTTATGAATTACTTGAAGGTACAGTATATAATTATATTAACAAAGGCTTTTATGTTATATTTTCTTGGAGTAATAATTTCATAATGAAAGCAATACCTTATATGGGCATTGGCTATATTATTTATAATACTCAAGTTGAAAATTACAATAAGAAAGTGTTTTATAAAATCGGAATGGCAGTAAGCCTAATTATCTGTGCAGTAGTTTATTACTTAAAACAGGTGACAAACATTTACATATTAGAACATAGCAACATTTATTTGTTTTTTGTTCCAATAACAACAGTGTTCTTCTTTTTAGTTTCTATTAATTTAAAATTAAAAATGAGTAAACAGTTATCCTTAAAATGCAGAGAGTTAAGCTCTACAATTTATTTTCTACACACCTATATAATTTATTATTTCCTTGATTTAACACTAGGAGTTAACGGTAATTTTGCTATAAAATTATTAATCACCTTAGCAATATGCTTTGTTGTATATATTATCGTCTCTAAAATTAATAATCGGTTTCTTAAATTTATTTTTAATATCAAATAA
- a CDS encoding glycosyltransferase family 2 protein: MSTINIDKPLITVFTPLYNRIDTLKRTYESMCRQTSKNFVWMIIDDGSTDSPYNTIKEWIKKDNGFEIQYIHKENGGMHTAHNVAYENIETELNVCIDSDDYMPDDAIELIEKCWNENRNKGYAGIIALDYADSTKNVIGKNLPNKDSTTLMGYYNNGGFGDKKLIYRTDIIKQTPPYPVFDNEKYVALAYKYHLIDEKYEMKILNKCVCIVDYQMDGSSTNMYRQYINNPKGFAFWRKEQMKHSINIKQKFKACIHYVSSSLIAKNKNFIKESPEKFLTVLSLPFGWCLKCIVIKKSKNSYMKVEGIK; the protein is encoded by the coding sequence ATGAGTACAATAAACATTGATAAACCGTTAATTACGGTTTTTACACCTTTATATAATCGAATAGATACATTAAAAAGAACATATGAAAGTATGTGCAGACAAACAAGCAAAAATTTTGTTTGGATGATTATTGATGATGGTTCTACCGATAGTCCCTATAATACTATCAAAGAGTGGATAAAAAAAGATAATGGGTTTGAAATTCAGTATATTCATAAAGAAAATGGTGGAATGCATACAGCACATAATGTTGCATACGAAAATATAGAAACTGAACTTAATGTTTGTATTGATTCTGATGATTATATGCCTGATGATGCTATTGAATTAATAGAGAAATGTTGGAATGAAAATAGAAATAAAGGTTATGCCGGAATTATTGCGCTTGATTATGCTGATTCAACTAAGAATGTAATTGGTAAAAACTTACCTAATAAAGATAGTACAACCTTAATGGGATACTATAACAATGGTGGATTTGGCGATAAAAAGTTAATTTACAGAACTGATATAATTAAACAAACACCACCGTATCCTGTTTTTGATAATGAAAAGTATGTTGCATTGGCATATAAGTATCATTTAATAGATGAAAAATATGAAATGAAAATACTTAACAAATGTGTTTGTATTGTTGATTATCAAATGGATGGTTCAAGTACAAATATGTATAGACAATATATCAATAATCCAAAAGGTTTTGCTTTTTGGAGAAAAGAACAAATGAAACATAGTATTAATATAAAGCAAAAATTTAAGGCCTGTATTCATTATGTATCAAGTTCTTTAATTGCTAAAAATAAGAATTTCATTAAAGAATCACCAGAAAAATTTTTAACAGTGTTAAGTTTACCTTTTGGTTGGTGCTTAAAATGTATAGTAATTAAGAAATCAAAGAATTCCTATATGAAAGTAGAAGGAATTAAGTAA
- a CDS encoding protein arginine kinase: MDNNIVISTRIRLARNLKDYPFPCRLSDKGKAEVDEKVRKALINGNSAIAKDFQYIDFDNMSETMKVSLVEKHLVSPEFISNTSGRAVLLLNNGTVSIMLNEEDHIRLQVIENGFCLDEAYDLADKLDTLLDEQLNFAFNEKLGYLTQCPTNLGTGMRASVMLHLPALKKSGAMNMLANNLNKLGLTIRGAHGEGSSSEGAIYQLSNQVSLGISEKSAIENLKNITNQLISQELKQRETLVKSIETKDKVMRSLGILKTAYIMSHKEAVNLLSNVRFGISTGLIDNINIETINDLLVEIQPATLMTILGEQITVKDRDISRAEYIRNKLN; encoded by the coding sequence ATGGATAATAATATTGTAATATCAACCAGAATAAGACTTGCAAGGAACTTGAAGGATTATCCTTTTCCTTGCAGGTTAAGTGACAAAGGCAAAGCTGAAGTTGATGAAAAGGTAAGAAAGGCACTTATTAACGGTAACTCAGCTATAGCAAAGGATTTTCAGTATATTGATTTTGATAATATGTCAGAAACAATGAAAGTTTCTTTAGTTGAGAAACACCTTGTAAGTCCTGAATTTATCAGCAATACTTCAGGCAGAGCAGTTTTGTTACTTAACAATGGTACAGTTTCCATTATGCTAAACGAAGAGGACCATATAAGACTACAGGTTATTGAAAATGGTTTTTGTCTTGATGAGGCTTATGACTTAGCTGACAAGCTAGATACATTGCTTGATGAGCAACTTAATTTTGCTTTTAATGAAAAGCTGGGTTACTTAACTCAGTGTCCTACCAACTTAGGTACAGGTATGAGAGCATCGGTAATGTTACATCTACCGGCACTGAAAAAGTCAGGTGCTATGAATATGTTAGCCAATAACCTTAATAAGTTAGGTCTTACAATTCGAGGTGCACATGGTGAGGGTTCTTCCTCTGAGGGTGCTATTTATCAGCTATCTAACCAAGTCAGCCTTGGTATTTCTGAGAAATCAGCAATAGAAAACCTAAAGAACATTACAAACCAACTTATTAGTCAAGAACTAAAGCAAAGAGAAACTTTGGTAAAGTCAATTGAAACCAAAGACAAGGTTATGCGTTCGCTTGGTATTCTAAAGACAGCATATATTATGAGCCACAAAGAGGCAGTAAACCTACTTTCAAATGTGCGATTTGGCATAAGTACCGGGTTGATTGACAATATTAACATTGAAACAATTAATGATTTATTAGTAGAAATACAACCTGCAACACTAATGACTATTTTAGGTGAACAAATCACAGTAAAAGATAGAGATATTAGCAGAGCAGAATACATTAGAAATAAGTTAAACTGA